In Chloroflexota bacterium, one DNA window encodes the following:
- a CDS encoding SH3 domain-containing protein: MREGQVLEMVGRTDPPTWVLVIYPPDSEGRAWTAADQLRVYTAVSLLPVVGEAAMVQITETPAVSTATMTPAAEQPVATTLRSGLVARITADVLNVRAGPGTNYAIISKLRDGDQVQITGRNEDGTWLQIIYDGKAEAQGWVYAQYAEVSGDVMEAPLATTTVQPVSRQARRARFTGKLAILTRSGGDLYIVNADGSGLRRVTTGVLDPDLSPDGKRLAYARWPGGPDPEGVYVRDLINDNEWRQWGTHLPRAPDWSPDGRYLVFSFQKGGREGYLELRFGPWAFTLPPDPHFQLGYVDTWTREYRDVPSQRYSHNPSWAPDGLRIVYRGDRGTEITTLLGPTKPLTKDIRHLGPVWSPAGGLIAFEKKYPNHTDIFVVNEDGSEIRPLTSSGLWTERPANSVSPTWSPDGQWIAFLTDRNGKWEVYVMRPDGSEQQPLFPNGLPRVTIQHQSVGERLLSWSW; encoded by the coding sequence GCAGGTACTGGAGATGGTGGGGCGGACCGATCCCCCTACCTGGGTGTTGGTGATCTACCCACCTGATAGCGAGGGGCGCGCCTGGACCGCGGCGGATCAACTGCGGGTTTATACCGCTGTAAGTCTACTGCCTGTCGTTGGGGAGGCGGCCATGGTGCAGATCACGGAGACACCAGCTGTCTCGACAGCCACGATGACGCCCGCGGCGGAGCAACCTGTGGCGACGACGCTGCGTTCTGGGCTGGTTGCCCGCATCACCGCGGACGTGCTGAATGTGCGCGCTGGCCCTGGCACCAACTATGCTATCATCAGCAAGCTACGCGACGGTGATCAGGTGCAGATCACCGGACGGAACGAGGATGGCACCTGGCTTCAGATCATCTACGATGGAAAAGCTGAGGCCCAAGGCTGGGTGTATGCTCAGTATGCCGAGGTCAGCGGCGACGTGATGGAGGCGCCACTGGCAACGACTACGGTGCAACCCGTGTCCAGACAGGCCCGTCGTGCTCGCTTCACCGGCAAGCTAGCCATCCTGACTCGAAGCGGCGGGGACCTGTACATCGTCAACGCGGATGGCAGCGGGCTGCGCCGCGTTACCACAGGCGTCCTGGACCCGGACCTCTCGCCCGATGGGAAACGCTTGGCTTATGCCCGGTGGCCAGGCGGCCCCGACCCAGAGGGGGTCTATGTGCGTGATTTGATCAACGACAATGAATGGCGGCAATGGGGCACGCATCTGCCGCGTGCGCCCGATTGGTCGCCAGATGGGCGTTATCTGGTCTTCTCATTCCAGAAGGGCGGGAGAGAAGGGTATTTGGAGCTCAGGTTTGGCCCGTGGGCATTCACGTTGCCGCCGGATCCACACTTTCAGTTGGGCTATGTGGACACCTGGACGAGGGAGTATCGCGATGTCCCTTCGCAGCGTTACAGTCACAATCCGAGTTGGGCTCCGGACGGTCTTCGGATTGTCTACCGAGGGGACCGAGGAACTGAAATCACCACGCTTTTAGGTCCCACTAAGCCTTTGACGAAGGATATAAGGCACCTGGGTCCGGTCTGGTCGCCTGCGGGAGGGCTTATTGCCTTCGAGAAGAAATACCCTAATCATACCGACATTTTCGTGGTAAATGAGGATGGGAGCGAGATTCGGCCGTTGACTTCGTCGGGCCTATGGACCGAGCGCCCGGCCAACAGCGTCTCGCCGACGTGGTCGCCCGACGGGCAATGGATCGCTTTCCTGACGGATCGCAACGGCAAGTGGGAAGTGTATGTGATGCGGCCCGATGGGAGCGAGCAGCAGCCTCTGTTCCCCAATGGCCTGCCGAGGGTGACGATCCAACACCAGAGCGTGGGCGAGCGCTTGTTGAGTTGGTCCTGGTAG
- a CDS encoding DUF2088 domain-containing protein, whose translation MTTIRIPWRAWYGDEEVELRFPSSWCVRAYWPADAPDIGLAGIERSFDAPIDAPPIEDVARGKRWVSIAVDDISRPAPAARIMPSLMRRLERAGVDLDRVRVVLGTGTHRPMVKEDIIKKIGRAAADRLDVYNNHPYGNVVDLGVSDRGTPVHVCRFFAEADLKIGVGSITPHGSPGFGGGAKVVIPGVAGIDTIASIHQPGRLRGGLIEVEHNEFRAEIEHIARDRVGLDYIINVVVNSHREIAGLFVGDMVSAHRVGIRLARQVYATEMPAEPVDIAICNAYPKDTDFLQSGMALNVLRSSPRLVVKEGGMIVIVTASPEGRGYHGLFGPGMRYDLRRGSTGRRASPTLWDAHVVFFSPRLTAADVGGDVVFRRWGDLSAHLAARYGNEATVAVFPCGSIQLDRGRDDL comes from the coding sequence ATGACCACCATCCGTATCCCCTGGCGTGCGTGGTATGGCGATGAGGAAGTGGAGTTGCGCTTTCCCTCCTCCTGGTGTGTGCGGGCCTATTGGCCAGCCGATGCACCGGACATCGGGCTGGCGGGAATCGAGCGCTCGTTCGACGCGCCCATCGATGCCCCGCCCATCGAGGATGTGGCGCGCGGGAAACGCTGGGTTTCCATCGCGGTGGACGATATCTCTCGGCCGGCGCCGGCCGCACGGATCATGCCCTCCCTCATGCGTCGGCTGGAGCGGGCTGGCGTGGACCTGGATCGGGTGCGCGTCGTGTTAGGGACAGGTACGCATCGTCCCATGGTCAAGGAGGACATCATCAAGAAGATCGGGCGGGCCGCGGCCGATCGGCTGGATGTGTACAACAACCATCCCTATGGTAATGTGGTGGATCTGGGAGTGTCGGATCGAGGGACGCCGGTTCACGTCTGCCGTTTCTTCGCCGAGGCCGATCTGAAGATCGGCGTTGGCTCGATCACGCCGCATGGGAGTCCGGGGTTCGGGGGCGGGGCCAAAGTGGTGATCCCGGGCGTCGCGGGCATCGATACGATCGCCTCCATCCACCAACCGGGCCGCTTACGGGGGGGCTTGATCGAGGTGGAGCATAACGAGTTCCGGGCGGAGATCGAGCATATCGCACGGGATAGAGTGGGGCTGGATTACATCATCAACGTGGTGGTCAATTCGCATCGGGAGATCGCCGGGCTGTTCGTGGGGGACATGGTGAGCGCGCATCGGGTGGGCATCCGGTTAGCCCGACAGGTATACGCTACCGAGATGCCCGCTGAGCCGGTGGACATCGCCATCTGCAATGCCTATCCCAAGGACACGGACTTCCTGCAAAGCGGGATGGCCCTCAACGTGCTGAGGTCATCGCCCAGGCTGGTGGTCAAGGAGGGGGGCATGATCGTCATCGTCACTGCCAGCCCGGAGGGGCGGGGTTATCACGGGCTGTTCGGCCCGGGCATGCGTTACGATCTGCGCCGTGGGAGTACGGGAAGGAGGGCGTCACCGACGCTGTGGGATGCGCACGTCGTTTTCTTCTCGCCCCGGCTGACGGCGGCTGATGTCGGGGGCGATGTGGTGTTTCGCCGCTGGGGTGATCTGAGCGCGCACCTGGCGGCACGATATGGCAATGAGGCGACTGTAGCCGTGTTCCCGTGCGGGAGTATCCAGCTGGATCGGGGAAGAGACGACCTTTGA